The following proteins come from a genomic window of Sorex araneus isolate mSorAra2 chromosome 1, mSorAra2.pri, whole genome shotgun sequence:
- the LOC101557387 gene encoding ribosomal biogenesis factor-like — protein sequence MARGKLRGQETRDVFHIATQKHLKAKNKAKPITTNLKNISIKPLAPQQCRDNEPVSVDGAPELMAPL from the exons ATGGCCAGAGGCAAACTAAGAGGACAGGAGACCAGGGACGTGTTCCACATAGCCACCCAGAAACACCTGAAAGCTAAGAACAAAGCAAAGCCCATCACCACCAACCTCAAGAATATAAGTATT AAACCACTGGCTCCTCAGCAGTGTCGTGACAATGAACCAGTTAGTGTTGATGGAGCTCCCGAGTTGATGGCTCCGTTGTAA